In the genome of Terriglobia bacterium, one region contains:
- a CDS encoding PilZ domain-containing protein has product MGIQVILPQQGYEPVRRWARYRIDVPVRLIAQRPTKVAIVPGRGRELNRGGMAVFAGVELSIDEVVAVEFTPPYAGQPIRARGFVRNRAGYTYGIEFITENDADYRNVGQLESILQILGSVAN; this is encoded by the coding sequence ATGGGTATCCAAGTCATTCTGCCTCAACAAGGCTATGAGCCAGTCCGCCGATGGGCGCGCTACAGAATCGATGTCCCCGTTCGCCTGATCGCCCAGCGACCCACGAAGGTGGCCATTGTGCCCGGTCGTGGCAGAGAACTGAACCGCGGCGGGATGGCCGTCTTTGCTGGGGTCGAACTGTCTATCGACGAGGTAGTTGCGGTCGAGTTCACACCGCCCTACGCAGGGCAGCCTATCAGGGCCAGGGGCTTCGTTCGGAATCGTGCCGGCTACACGTACGGGATCGAGTTCATCACCGAGAACGATGCCGACTACAGGAACGTGGGGCAGCTAGAATCCATTCTCCAGATTCTCGGCTCGGTGGCGAACTGA